The DNA segment AGACAGAAAACCTGTTATCGCCGAAGGCATTGACATGAGTTTTAAGATTGCAACTCCATTTTCTTTGAACGCTAACATAGGCGCGGTTCAAGACAATTTGGGCGATGATAAGGAACGTTACAATCTTATCGGCGCGGGAGTAGAACCGGTATTTACTTTCGGCGGTGAAAACAGTAAGTTGTTTACTATTCGTGCGAAATATGCGTTCGATATATCAAGCAACGGCGCCGATTCCGCGGTAAGCAAAGATAACGACAAGAAATCTTTCACGAATCATATAGACGCCCGTTTCGCGATTGCGGTTAACGAAAAGATGTCGATTGTTCCGCGTCTTCGTTACTGGCAAAACAACGGGGCAGGCTGGTATGAACGGACAACTAAAGCGTATGTCGACAATGACGAACGCTCAAAATCTCTTGCCAGATATGAAATCGCTTTCATAGCGTCGTTCTAAAATCCGAAATTTTTAGAAAATTTTGGGCGCAGACATAATTTGTCTGCGCTTTTTTTGTTTGTAAAATTTCGTTTTTTGTTGAATTTATTGTTTGTATGATATCTAAAAAAGTATTTTTTGTGAAAAGAGTTACGGGAGGTTTTTGTGAGAATTTTTGAAAACGTAAAGTTTGATACGAGTCCGATACTCATTGCCGCTTGGCCCGGAATTGGAAACGTCGGAATTATGACCGCAAATTATATTCGCGAAAAAATAGGAGCGTACCCGTTTGCCGAAATAGATATGAAACCGTATTTTGTTCCCGAACTCGTAGTCGTTAACGACGGAATTGCAGATTTTCCAAAACCTCCGGCTTCAATTATTTATTACAAGCGAAATCCCGATTTGCTGGTTTTTGAAAGCAACGTACAAATAACGGGAAGGGACGGATTGGCAATTGCAAAATCACTAATCCGTCTTGCCGCATATGCGAGAGTTAAACGACTTTATACTCTTGCCGCGCTTCCCGTAAATACGACACACAAAGTCGAATCGCAGATTTATGGAGCGTTTACCGAAAAAAACGTTTTGGAAGAGTTTGAACGAAAGAGCGTAATTCCGCTTACGGAGGGTTGTATAGCCGGGCATAACGGACTTTTGCTGGGACTCGCTAAAGAATATAATATTGAAGCGGGATGTTTTTTGGGGACGGTTCCGGTTTTTGCGGCGAATACTTACTATCCGAAAGCGTCGTTAAAAATTATTGAATTGTTTGAGGATTTGCTTGAAATCGAAATTGATAAGACAAGTATTAAAGAAAAAATTATGCTTGTTAATGAACATTTTAATTCAATTGAAGATAAAATTAAAGAATTTCCCTATAGAATACTGCAGCCGGAGACAAATGTTTCAAATCCGATAGACGATATATTATCGGATAATTCGCTTAACGGCGACGAACCGATTCCCGAAGCGATTATGGAGAAAATAGAGCGTTTATTTCAGGACGCGGCAAACGACAGGAACAAAGCGGTCGTTCTTAAAAAAGAATTGGACAGGTGGAACGTATATGAACTTTACGAAGACAGGTTTTTAAAGTTGTTTAAGTAAGGAGATAGTAAAATAGCGAAAAAGATTTTCAATTTAGATAAAACAAAAGCGTATGAAGCGGCGGCAAAAGCGCAGGCATTGGCGTTTGCGCCCGCGTTTTTTCACGCGGCGATTATTTTGCGAAATAAAGGCGTTCTAAACTTTCTTAACGAAAACGATGAAGGAAAATCCGAAAAAGAAATAGCGGCTTTTTGTAAATTAAACGATTACGCCGCAAGAATTTTGCTTGAAGCGGGAGAGGCGGCGGGCGTTTTAATTAATAACGAAAATAAATATTATTTGTCAAAAATGGGATTTCTTTTAATTTCCGACGAAATCACAAAAAGAAACTTGAATTTCATAAACGACGTTTGCTATCAAGGTTTTGCCTTTTTAGGCGAGTCTATTGAAGAGCGAAAACCTGTCGGACTAAAAGTTTTCGGAGAATGGGATACTATTTACGCCGGACTTTCACAACTTTCTCCAAAAGTTAAAAAGAGTTGGTTTGAATTTGACCATTACTATTCGGATACGGCGTTTGACGAAGCGCTGAAAATTATTTTTGAAAATGGAAAATGCCAAAATATTCTTGATGTCGGCGGAAACACCGGAAGATTTGCGATAAAATGTGCGCAATTTTGCGATTATGTAAAAATTACTATTTTAGACCATGAAGGACAACTTGTCGCTGCGAAAGAAAATGCAAAAAATGCCGGATTTCAAGAACGAATCGACGGTTTTGCGTTAAATTTGCTCGACCATTCAAAAGCGTTCCCGAAAAATTTTGATGCGGTTTGGATGAGCCAGTTTTTGGATTGTTTTCCTCCGAAAGATATTATAGAACTACTCAAACGCGGAAAAGAAGCGTTGAACGAAAACGGGTTTTTGTACATTATGGAGCCGTTTGTCGATACGCAAAAACATCCGCAGGCTAAACTTGCGCTTGTAGGAACTTCTTTATATTTCACCGCTATGGCAAACGGAACGTCCAGAATGTATCATTGCGACGAGATGATGGAATATGCGAAAGCGGCGCAGTTGGAAGTTGTCAGCATATTTGATTCGGTAGGCGGTTTTCAGACTATTCTCAGACTTAGAAGCCGCGATTCATAATAAAATGCAAATTAAATTTTGATTTTCGTCCGTCGGACATGAATCTTGCCTGCGGATCGTCAAGCCCCCAAGCAAAGTCAAATCCTAAAAGTCCTACCATAGGAAGCATTAGGCGAAATCCGAATCCTACGCCTTTACACATATCGGTTAAGTCGATTTGCGAAGCGTTTTTCCATCCGTTACCCATGTCGAAAAAAGTTCCCATATAAAATTGCTGGTCGACTATGGGAAAACGGATTTCTCCGGAAACAGTAGCCATGTTAAGATTTATGCTTACCTCTCCTTCGTCATAACCGCGTAAGATCCCGTCGTAATACACTCCGCCGACTTGGAACAAGTCGCTGTATGCTATAATAGGTTGCTGTCGTTCAATTAGCGAACCTATCATTCCGAATTTTGTCTTTGCACCTAATACGAATTTCCAAAACATAGGCAAATACCATTCATAAGATACTATTCCTTTTACAAAACTATACGTTTCAAGCCCGTTGCTAAGTAAACGTCCGTTCGTTCCTCCGATGAATCCGCCAATTCTGAAAATTGAGCCCTGGGTCGGAAATTGCGGGTAATCGGTATCGTTTCTTGTTATTGACAAATACCATCTGCTTAGAATACCGCGATTAACAATTTTGACGCCGAGCGAATCGTCTATGAACGAATAGTTGGTATTGTTGTAATCGTAACTTAATAAGTGGCGGATTCCCGCCGAGAAATAGTCGTCAGGCCATTTTAAACGGCGGCCTATCCCGTACTCGATACCGGCTCGGCTGTAATTGTAATATTCGTTTGTATATTTTACATCCTCATAAAAAATTTGAGATGAAAAAGAAGTCGGCGAATTAAAAATCCATGGCTCCATAAATCCTATAGAGTATCGTTTTCTTCCCTTTGCAAAATCAATCGTCGCATCAAGCATTTCACCCGCTCCTCTAAAATTCGGTATCGCGACGCTGAAATTTCCTCCTACTCCGTCTTGAACGGAATAGGTAACCCCTGCGGAAAATTGTCCTATGTTTTCTTTTTCTTTAACGTCGAATATCAAATCGATAGTTCCGTCGGGATTCATTGATATATCGGGCGCTACGTTGTCAAAATAATTTAGTTGGCGCACGTCGCGGATTGAACGTTCCATAGCGGATTGGTCGTATTTCTGCCCCGGATATATACGTAATTCTCTGCGTATTACCTGTTCTCGCGTTTTTTCATTGCCGGTAATGTCAATTTTGCGGACTATTGCAGGACGTCCTTCCGTTATCGAAAATATCACGTCTATAGTATCGCCGCGATATTTGTACTTTGGTTCTGCGCTTGCCCATAAATAGCCTTGATTTCTATAAATGTTTCCTACCGCTTGCCGCGTCATTAAAAATTTTGTCCGCGCAAAAGGTTTTCCTCTTTGCATTAATACCGCCGCCTGTAAATTGTCTGAATCGATTATTTCGTTATTCACAAAATAAAAATCGCCGGTATAATATTTTTTACCTTCTTCTATTTCTATGTTTATCGTTATGCCTTTGCCGTCTTTGGTTTTGCTCACGGAATCGCTGATTATACGTGCGTCCATGTAACCTTCTTCGTTATAAGATAAAACAAGTGAATCTAAATGTTGTTTATAAACGGATTCGTTAAATTCTCCGCTACTAAAAATGTGTCGTTCTTTTGTGCGAAATTTATGTTTGAGCTTTTTATCGGAAAAGGAACTGTTTCCGATAAAATTGATTTCTTCGACCCGCACTTTGTCGCCCTCGTCAATAGAAAATTTTAAAACGACGTAACCCAAAACTTTTGTTTCCGTTATTTCGGACGTAATGTCAACGTTTAAATATCCTTTATCGGCGTACGCTTTTCTGATTATTTCGGTTAAAGAATGTATTTTAGAATCGGGAATACGCTCTCCCTGACGAATTTTCAGCAGTTCGGTAAGGCGTGATTTTCCTATTTTACGGTTTCCTTTGAATTCTAATGCGTCAAGATACGGATTTTCTACGATTATAATTTTCAACGAAACCGACGATTCGTCTTCGTTTTGGGGGACGATATCTATTGTTTTAAATTTTCCTGAACGATAAAGTTGTTTTATTGTCTTTGCGACATCTTTGTTTTCTATATTTTGTCCGACGCTTATGGGAATCATAGAAAAGATAGTTTTTTCACGCTCGTTTATAAGTCCTTCTATTGTTATATTTTCCAATTTTTTTTGTGCGAAAATACTACCCGAAATAAATAGTAAAAGCGCAAAAATCGTATATAAACGAAACATTATTTCTCCGTGAAATTCAAAAAACCCGCTTATTTTTTTCATAAAATAATTAATGACGCGCTTACAAAAGGAGAAATTTCACAAAAAACAAAAAATACAAACGAGTTTTTGTTTTTTCTTATTGAAACAAAAAGTATTTTGTTAAAATGGGTTGTAACTAGTGTTTTACAGGAAAAAGAATGAAGAAATTATATTTCGTAACGGTACTATTTATACTTTTGAAAATCAATTTTGCGCAGACGAATCAGTCGTTAGAGGAAGAATTAATGTTATTCGGCGCAGAGGATTTCTTTATTGACGACAGCAATATCTCGTCAAACAGCGTTGAACCTTTCCAGATTCAAGAAGATACGGTTGTTGCGGCTGACGACGGCGCAAGCAGCCTTGATACTACGACTGTTCCCAAATCGGGACGCGTCAGCGGCAGACTTCAAGCGATACCGGCGTTTTCGTCGTCGGCTCCTATATCTACGGGGCAAGGCAAGCCGACGGACGCTTCAGTCGTAGAAATTTCAGTTTTTGACACCGCTTCGGTTACGTTTGAATCGTCAATTGATTTTTCACGGAATTTATCGCAATACCGCTCGCCGCAAAAAGCGCTTTTTTATTCGCTTTTAATTCCTGGATTTGGGCAGGCGTACAACAAAAAATATTGGCGTACCGGTCTGTACGCGGCAATTGAAGTCGGAATGATAGCGGGTGCGATTTATTTTAGAAAAGATGCGAAAAACGTTCGAAAAAACGCCGAGAATTTTGCTAAAGAGCATTTTGAAAAGGATAGTTTAGAAAAATTTTATCGCAAACTTACAGAATACGGAGAAGGTATCGATTATAGTTATTCCGATTACGAAGAAGAAAAGGAAAAAGATGTCGGCAGATTGATTTTCGGAGACAATTTAGGATTCTTTAACGAATTTGATTCTATTACAGGAAAAGAAACAAAGGGTTACGAAAGATATTTGGAAGAATTTGACAATGATTTTTACGGAAACAGATTTGGGGTCGGAAGTATTTTCGGCGTTCATGGCTGGGACGACGCAGCGCCGGACTACGGTGATAAATATTCGAGTTTTTATCCTGATAAATATGATATTGACAGCGCCACGCTTTTGCGTATAATGATTGAAGGAAAGGCGGTGTTTGGCGCTTCGCGAAATCAGAACGATTACAATTCAAGGATGGATTACAGCAGAAAACAGATGCAGCGCAGTTCGGTTTTTATCGTTGGAATTTTTGTGAACCATGTCGCTTCGGCAGTGGATGCGTTTATTTCGGCGATTATCCATAATCGCAAATTACTCAAAGAAGAAACCGGCGACAGTACAAAACCGGAAGATATTTTGAGCAGAATTTCAATTAATGGAGGAATGTATGTTGGCGCCGACTATAATTTAACGTCAACACTGGGACTCACATGGAGATTTTAGCAAAGAAAAATTTCTTGTTTATTATAATAATTACATTTTTTTGTAATTCGTTTTCACAGGAAATTTCGGTAGATTTGCAGGATATTAAACAAAAAACAAATACAAAACCGAATTGGGCGGCGAGCGGAATGAATTTAATTTTACCTGGAACCGGTTTTTTTTATTTGTCCGAAAAAAAACCCGCTACGGCGTTTTTAACCGCCGATATTTTATTTTGGAGCGGATTTTTTTATACTAACGTTACTTCCAAGAACCGCTACGACGACTCAAAAAGTTATGCGAGAATGTATGCGCATACACAAAGCGGAAGATCAAGCGGCGACCAATACTGGGCTTATCTGGCGAACAAAAATTTTATGAAAACGCAAGATTTTAACAATGCTATTAAGAATAATCGAGAATTGGATAAACTATATACGGATGAAAACGATTATTGGAGTTGGGATAGTGAAGAACGCCGCGATGAATATGCGCAAATTCGTAAAAAAGCCGGATATTGGAAAACCGCATCGACGCTTATTTTGGGTTCTCTTGCGCTTAATCGGCTTGCGGCTTTTGTTTCTGCAAGAATTGTTACAAATAAATATAACGACAAGGTGGAAATATCCGCACCTGCCGTCGTCGGCGTCATAGACACCCAATCAAAAACATTCGGAGTTTCACTCTTATTCGGAATATAAAAAAGCGGATCGTTTTCAATCCGCTTTATCAATCGTTAAAAAGTTTTCAAAAACTATTTTGAAATTACTTTCGCCATTTCAATACATTTATTTGAATAACCCCATTCGTTGTCATACCAAGAGAGCAGTTTAACAAAATTGCCGTCAAGCGCTAACGACTTATCAGCATCGAAAATGGAAGTACGAGCGTCGCCTCTGAAATCCGTCGAAACTACCGATTCTTCGGTATAACCCAAAACTCCTTTGAGTCCGCCTTTTTCAACGTCTGTTTCCGACGCTTCTTTAATCGCTTTTTTAATTTCGTCAAATGTCGCCGCGTTTTTAAGTTCCGCCGTCAAATCCACGATAGATACGTCGCTTGACGGAATGCGAAGCGAAATACCTGTAAGTTTTTTATTAAGTTCCGGCAAAACCAAGCCAACCGCTTTCGCGGCGCCTGTTGAAGACGGAATTATATTTTCAAGAATACCGCGTCCGCCTCTCCAGTCCTTTTTGGAAGGTCCATCTACTGTTTTTTGCGTCGCCGTCGCCGCATGGACGGTAGTCATAAGACCTTTTACGATTCCGAATTTTTCATGAACGACTTTTGCCAAAGGCGCAAGGCAGTTCGTTGTGCAAGATGCGTTTGAAATAATTGTCTCGCCCGCGTATAACTTGTGGTTTACGCCGTACACGAAAGTCGGCGTGTTATCTTTTGCCGGAGCGGAGAGTATTACTTTTTTTGCACCCGCCGCGATATGTTTTTTTGCAGTTTCTTGATCAAGGAAAAAACCGGTCGATTCAATAATAATATCTGCGCCTACTTCGTCCCATTTAAGATCCGCGGGGTCATATTCCGCGGTTAACCGTACCTTTTTGCCGTTTACGATGAGATTATTGTCTTCTATTGAAATCTCACCTTTAAATTTACCGTGAACCGAGTCGTATTTTAGCATATATGCCAAATAATCCGGCTCAAGCAAATCGTTAATTCCTACGATTTCGATTTCGTCGGCAAAACTCGCAACCGCGCTGCGAAATACATTGCGACCGATACGACCAAATCCATTAATACCAATTTTAATAGCCATAAATCCTCCAAAACTAAAAACTATTATACTAAAAACATATCCGTAAAATACATTATGCTAAAAGAGTAAGCGAATTTTTTTCATTACCGGCAAAATAAAGTCGCTTTTGATGTTTAATTCACATGATAATCGGTAATATTTGTAATTTTTTAATTTCAAAAAAGTATTTTTCGGTAAAACCGAAAGGGAATTATGAAATGGAAAGTAAAAAAGTCGGTTTTGAACGGGACGATTGAAATTCCCGCTTCAAAATCGCATACGATTCGTGCGTTACTTATCGCATCGCTTGCGGAGGGCGAATCGGTAATTAAAAAACCGCTTTTAACGGGTGACGGATTTTCTGCGCTTAACGCCGCAAAGGCAATCGGTGCAAAAACGCAGCAAAAAGAAGACGGGTTGCACGTTTTCGGCGTCGGAAAGAATGTAAATTTAGCGAAATCCGTGAATATGGAAAATTCCGGGACGGGAACAAACATGTTTTCGGCGGCTGCGGCGCTGGGAGAAACGCCTATAACGTTCGACGGCGATGATTCTTTGCGCACAAGACCGATGGAGAGTTTACTTTCGGCTTTGGAAAAAATGGGCGCAAAGGTTGAATACCACAAGAAATTCGGCGGACCGCCTTTTACTGTTTGCGGAAAAATAAGCGGCGCAAAAATTGAAATAGACGGAAACAATTCGCAGTATCTTTCCGCTTTGCTTTTGGTCGCTCCGCTTTTGAAGGGTAAAACTCAAATTTCTCTTAAAACGCTTTTTGAACGTCCTTATGTGAAAATGACGCTTTGGTGGCTTGACAAAATGAGAATAAACTATTCGGCGGATTTTGAAAATTTGGAGTTTACCGTAGAAGGCGGACAAAAATACGTCCCGATAAAAGAAACGATTCCCGGAGACTTTTCTTCAGCTACGTTTTCGGCGGTCGGAGCGGTTTTGACAGGTGGGAAAATCGATATTCGCAATATAGATTTTTCTGACCCGCAGGGTGACAAAGAAATATTTCGGATTATAGAAAAAATGGGTGCAAAAGTCGAAAAAACTCAAAACACGGCGACTGTTTCAAGAAGCGGTGATTTGCACGGTTTGGAAATAGACTTAAACGCTATGCCTGACGCTATTTGCGCTTTGGCTGTTTTGGCGACGCAGGCAAAAGAACCGACAAAAATATACAATGTCGCCCAAGCGCGAATCAAAGAGACCGACAGGATTAGTCTTATGACGCGGGAACTTGGGAAAATGGGTGCGAAGATCGAAGAATTTCCCGATGCGATGACGATCTATCCGTCAAAACTAAACGCGGCAAATGTCAGCGGATACGGCGATCACAGAGCGGTTATGGCGCTGACACTGGCGGGAATGGCGGCAAGCGGCGAGACGATTATCGACACCGTACAGGCGGCGGACGTGACTTATCCCTCGTTCAAAGACGACTTTTCGGCGATTGGCGCAAAGATTGAAATTTCGGGGCAATCTTTTGCCTAAATTTTTTTGCAAACCGCAATAAGAGACAGCCCCGGCAAACGGATAAATATTTTGTCGAGTATTCTATTTATCGCGAAATCCAAATTCAAGATCGTTTTGATAAATATCGTTAAAAAGTGATTTTCCGAATAATTCCACTTGTTGCTTTTGTAATCGGATTTTTCTTTTTTAAGAAAAGATAATAGGCATGATAAAAACAAAGTTGTGTAAAAATAGTGGCAGCATTCAACTTTTATATCGCGTCGTTTCAGCAAATTTATCAATTGCTTTCGACCGTATCTACGGTAATGCCGCGCTCTAACGTCATGTGCGGAAAATAAAAATTGAAATGCGGGAACGGTTATCAATATTGCGCCGCCGCTTTTCAGTTTGTCCGCCGCCGTGTTGAAAAAAGCGGCGTCGTCTTCAATGTGTTCCAATACGTCCATCATGACCATGCAGTCTAATTCGTTTTGAGGTAATTTGTTTATATCGTTAAGATATTTTATTCCGTTTTCTATGACGCACCCTTCTGGAAATAATATATCGACCGCATAAATATTTTCATCTACAAACGTCTTCAGTTTTTTTGTGTAAAAAGTATGACGTGCGCCGATATCCGCAAGATTATGTAATTTTCTATTTTTGAGAACGCTTAAAACACATTCTCTCCTTGATAAATACCAAGGATGTCGAAGAACGTTTTCATCGTCTGGAAGACCGAAGCCTGTCGATTTATTGTTTGTGTCGTTTTGTGTAATGGGGAGGGGCGTTCTCATTAGCAAATTCCTTTTTTTAAAATATTTTAACGCAGAAAATACATAATTTTATCGGTTTAAAGTCAAGGAAAAGATAATCCGAGTCATAAAAAACTACAACAAATCCGCTTCAAAAAAATTCTTTGCCGAATTATATTTTCTCAAAACAACCTCGACAATCTGGTTTTTTCTAAAATTTGGATTTTTTTCACCTTTTACCCGCAGATAATTTTGCGTAATTCCGCTCAATTCTCTTTCGGTTTCTATAATAATTTTCTGCGTCTTTGAAATTTGCAAATTTGCAAAATTTTGCCTTTGCAAAACGAACAATTCTCGTAAAATCTCGCTTCTTTGTTTTTTTATTTTTTCAGGAATTTGATTTTTCATGGCTGCGGCTGGCGTTTGAGGGCGTAAAGAATACATAAAAACGTGTCCGTAATTAAATCCGAATTTTTGGATGTTTTCTTTCGTTTTGATAAAATTTTCTTCGCTTTCATTTGGAAATCCCACAATAAAATCGCCGCCTAAATTCAATTCCGGTATGAATTTTCGATATTTTTGCAAATTTTCAAACAAATTTTCGATCGCTTTCGGATTTCTATTCATTAAAGTTAAGATTTCTGGAGAAAGCGATTGAACCGCCACGTGCAAGTGCCTGCAAATTTGCGGATTTTCTGCCATAAACTCAAACAATTTTTCATCGCAATCGTCAGGATTCATTGACGATAGTCGTAAGCGGATTTTGTCGTTAATCGAAATAATTTTTTTTGCAACGTCCAAAAAATTTTGGCCTTCGTTTTGATATTGTCCGATATGGGTTCCGGCTAAAACGATTTCGTTATAACCTAAATTTATAGAGTCTTTTGCAAGAGAAATTGTTTCGTTGAAATTCGCGCTTTTTGGCGTTCCGCGTAAGTATGGAACTATGCAATAACTGCAAAATGAGGCGCAGCCTTCCTGAATTTTTATTGAAAATCGTGTACGGTCGCAGGCTTGCGGCGGCTGGATTGTTTTTAAGATTTTTAATTCGGCGTTGTTTAAGTTTTCAACAAAACAACCTCCGTTTTCTTTGGATATTATGTTAAAAATATCGTTTTTTTTAGCGTTTCCGATTACAAATTCGACTTTTTGAAAATCTTTAGGCGATTGCTGCGCCAAACAACCCGTAACGACTATTTTGGCGTTTGGATATTTTTTCTTAAGACTATCTACAAATTTGAAATTTTTTTGCTGAGAAGTAAGAGTGACCGAGCAGGTGTTTACGATAATAAAATCAGCGTCGTCAAAATTTTTTTTATCATAAATTATTTCGAATCCGTTTGCTTGAAACGACGACGCGACAGCGTCGATTTCTTCTTTATTTGTTCGGCAGCCAAACGAATAGAACGCCGCTTTTGCCGTCATCTTAAAAATCTCTTTGCAATTTCGTTCAGAGAAATCTTTGAAAAAGTAGGTCGTCCGTGTGGACAAATATGGGGGTTTTTCGTTGAAAAAAGCGCAGTTAAGAGCGCGTTCATCTCCTGATTTTTAAGCGTATGTCCAAATTTTATCGCGGCTCCGCAAGCGTAAGACGCGGCGAAATGCCTATGAACCGACGATAATATCGCCGAATTGTTTTCGTGGATAAACTGCGCCGCAATGTCTTCTATCGCCTCTTTTATTTGGCTCTCACGTGAAAAATCCGTAGGCATTGAATAAATTGCCACAGTATTTTTGCCAAAATCTTTAATGTCAAATCCCGCTTTTGAAAAAAAATCACGAACAGATAAAATTATCTCTTTTTCAAACGGTTTCAATTCCATAGTTACGGGGAATATCAACGATTGCGATTCAATCCCTTTTTCCATTCCGTCAAGAATTTTTTCGTATAAAATCCGCTCGTGCGCGGCATGCTGGTCAATCAAAAGCAAGCCGTCGGCAACCGAAACCGCAACATATCGATTGTGAATTTGAAAGCAAGGGACAGTATCCCAAGAATTTGCGTTAAGTCCTATTTCGGCAAATTTATCGTCAACAGTTTCCGCCGGAATCAAACTCATAAACGGCATCGAAATTTGCTGCGGTTTTTTTACGTTTT comes from the Chitinispirillales bacterium genome and includes:
- a CDS encoding PAC2 family protein, with product MRIFENVKFDTSPILIAAWPGIGNVGIMTANYIREKIGAYPFAEIDMKPYFVPELVVVNDGIADFPKPPASIIYYKRNPDLLVFESNVQITGRDGLAIAKSLIRLAAYARVKRLYTLAALPVNTTHKVESQIYGAFTEKNVLEEFERKSVIPLTEGCIAGHNGLLLGLAKEYNIEAGCFLGTVPVFAANTYYPKASLKIIELFEDLLEIEIDKTSIKEKIMLVNEHFNSIEDKIKEFPYRILQPETNVSNPIDDILSDNSLNGDEPIPEAIMEKIERLFQDAANDRNKAVVLKKELDRWNVYELYEDRFLKLFK
- a CDS encoding class I SAM-dependent methyltransferase — its product is MAFAPAFFHAAIILRNKGVLNFLNENDEGKSEKEIAAFCKLNDYAARILLEAGEAAGVLINNENKYYLSKMGFLLISDEITKRNLNFINDVCYQGFAFLGESIEERKPVGLKVFGEWDTIYAGLSQLSPKVKKSWFEFDHYYSDTAFDEALKIIFENGKCQNILDVGGNTGRFAIKCAQFCDYVKITILDHEGQLVAAKENAKNAGFQERIDGFALNLLDHSKAFPKNFDAVWMSQFLDCFPPKDIIELLKRGKEALNENGFLYIMEPFVDTQKHPQAKLALVGTSLYFTAMANGTSRMYHCDEMMEYAKAAQLEVVSIFDSVGGFQTILRLRSRDS
- the bamA gene encoding outer membrane protein assembly factor BamA, translated to MFRLYTIFALLLFISGSIFAQKKLENITIEGLINEREKTIFSMIPISVGQNIENKDVAKTIKQLYRSGKFKTIDIVPQNEDESSVSLKIIIVENPYLDALEFKGNRKIGKSRLTELLKIRQGERIPDSKIHSLTEIIRKAYADKGYLNVDITSEITETKVLGYVVLKFSIDEGDKVRVEEINFIGNSSFSDKKLKHKFRTKERHIFSSGEFNESVYKQHLDSLVLSYNEEGYMDARIISDSVSKTKDGKGITINIEIEEGKKYYTGDFYFVNNEIIDSDNLQAAVLMQRGKPFARTKFLMTRQAVGNIYRNQGYLWASAEPKYKYRGDTIDVIFSITEGRPAIVRKIDITGNEKTREQVIRRELRIYPGQKYDQSAMERSIRDVRQLNYFDNVAPDISMNPDGTIDLIFDVKEKENIGQFSAGVTYSVQDGVGGNFSVAIPNFRGAGEMLDATIDFAKGRKRYSIGFMEPWIFNSPTSFSSQIFYEDVKYTNEYYNYSRAGIEYGIGRRLKWPDDYFSAGIRHLLSYDYNNTNYSFIDDSLGVKIVNRGILSRWYLSITRNDTDYPQFPTQGSIFRIGGFIGGTNGRLLSNGLETYSFVKGIVSYEWYLPMFWKFVLGAKTKFGMIGSLIERQQPIIAYSDLFQVGGVYYDGILRGYDEGEVSINLNMATVSGEIRFPIVDQQFYMGTFFDMGNGWKNASQIDLTDMCKGVGFGFRLMLPMVGLLGFDFAWGLDDPQARFMSDGRKSKFNLHFIMNRGF
- a CDS encoding DUF5683 domain-containing protein, producing MKKLYFVTVLFILLKINFAQTNQSLEEELMLFGAEDFFIDDSNISSNSVEPFQIQEDTVVAADDGASSLDTTTVPKSGRVSGRLQAIPAFSSSAPISTGQGKPTDASVVEISVFDTASVTFESSIDFSRNLSQYRSPQKALFYSLLIPGFGQAYNKKYWRTGLYAAIEVGMIAGAIYFRKDAKNVRKNAENFAKEHFEKDSLEKFYRKLTEYGEGIDYSYSDYEEEKEKDVGRLIFGDNLGFFNEFDSITGKETKGYERYLEEFDNDFYGNRFGVGSIFGVHGWDDAAPDYGDKYSSFYPDKYDIDSATLLRIMIEGKAVFGASRNQNDYNSRMDYSRKQMQRSSVFIVGIFVNHVASAVDAFISAIIHNRKLLKEETGDSTKPEDILSRISINGGMYVGADYNLTSTLGLTWRF
- the gap gene encoding type I glyceraldehyde-3-phosphate dehydrogenase, with the protein product MAIKIGINGFGRIGRNVFRSAVASFADEIEIVGINDLLEPDYLAYMLKYDSVHGKFKGEISIEDNNLIVNGKKVRLTAEYDPADLKWDEVGADIIIESTGFFLDQETAKKHIAAGAKKVILSAPAKDNTPTFVYGVNHKLYAGETIISNASCTTNCLAPLAKVVHEKFGIVKGLMTTVHAATATQKTVDGPSKKDWRGGRGILENIIPSSTGAAKAVGLVLPELNKKLTGISLRIPSSDVSIVDLTAELKNAATFDEIKKAIKEASETDVEKGGLKGVLGYTEESVVSTDFRGDARTSIFDADKSLALDGNFVKLLSWYDNEWGYSNKCIEMAKVISK
- the aroA gene encoding 3-phosphoshikimate 1-carboxyvinyltransferase codes for the protein MKWKVKKSVLNGTIEIPASKSHTIRALLIASLAEGESVIKKPLLTGDGFSALNAAKAIGAKTQQKEDGLHVFGVGKNVNLAKSVNMENSGTGTNMFSAAAALGETPITFDGDDSLRTRPMESLLSALEKMGAKVEYHKKFGGPPFTVCGKISGAKIEIDGNNSQYLSALLLVAPLLKGKTQISLKTLFERPYVKMTLWWLDKMRINYSADFENLEFTVEGGQKYVPIKETIPGDFSSATFSAVGAVLTGGKIDIRNIDFSDPQGDKEIFRIIEKMGAKVEKTQNTATVSRSGDLHGLEIDLNAMPDAICALAVLATQAKEPTKIYNVAQARIKETDRISLMTRELGKMGAKIEEFPDAMTIYPSKLNAANVSGYGDHRAVMALTLAGMAASGETIIDTVQAADVTYPSFKDDFSAIGAKIEISGQSFA
- a CDS encoding class I SAM-dependent methyltransferase; translated protein: MRTPLPITQNDTNNKSTGFGLPDDENVLRHPWYLSRRECVLSVLKNRKLHNLADIGARHTFYTKKLKTFVDENIYAVDILFPEGCVIENGIKYLNDINKLPQNELDCMVMMDVLEHIEDDAAFFNTAADKLKSGGAILITVPAFQFLFSAHDVRARHYRRYGRKQLINLLKRRDIKVECCHYFYTTLFLSCLLSFLKKEKSDYKSNKWNYSENHFLTIFIKTILNLDFAINRILDKIFIRLPGLSLIAVCKKI